The sequence below is a genomic window from Micromonospora aurantiaca ATCC 27029.
ACCAGGTGCAGCCAGTACGCCTCGACGCCCGGCACGTGCGGCAGCAACGCCGACTCGCCGGGGATCTTGGTGCTGTCCACGATGACCCGGGCGCCGGTGCGCGCGGCCACCTCCCGGTAGACCGCGCCGAGCAGGTCCGCGTGCGCACGGGTGTCCGCGTCGTACGCGCCCCGGCGCAGCACCCGCCACGTGTGCCGGGTCCGCAGCCGGGCGCGTTGCCGCCGGATCACCTCGGCGGCGTGCGCGTCCGCCGGCATCCCGGCCGGGCGGCCCAGCGGCAGCACCGCCGACCACAGCGGACACGCGGTCAGCGCGGCGCCGCAGCCGCACCTGTCGTTCACCCCGCGCCCGGTCGAGTTCTTCCACAGGAAGTGCAGCTCACCGACGTGCACCACACCGGGCACCTCGCCGAGGACGTTGCCGATGATGGTGCTGCCGTTGCGGCACCAGCCGTTGACGCTCAGGACGGTCACCGGTGGGCTCATGCCGCGCGTACCTCCGCCGCCTGGGCGGGCGCGGGCGCCGGCCGGCCGATGCGCAGCGCCATCGCGGCGGCGACGGCCGCGCCGGCCGCGCCCGCGACGAACACCGCCGGATAGCCGAGACCGGCCGCGACCAGGCCGGTCGCCGGCCCCCACACCGCCAGGCCCAGATCCCAGAACGAGGTGTACGCCCCGATCGCCGCGCCCTGCCGCGCCGGGTCGGTGCGGTTCATCACCATCAGCGCCAGCGACGGGTGCAGCAGGGAGAACCCGACGCCCATCACCACGCTGCCGGCCACCGCCACCGGCAGGTTCGGCGCGACGGCGATGACCAGCAGCCCGACCGCCTCGCCGACGCCGCACCAGGCGGCCACCCGGCGCGGGCCGAGCCGGTCCGGCAGGTGACCGATGACCAGGCGGGTGCCGGCGTACACGGCGCTGAAGCAGCTCAGCACCACCACGCCGTGGCCGATGCCCCGGGCGTCCAGGTGCAGCACGACGAACGCGGCAAGACCCGCGTACCCGGCGGCGCCGAAGGTGAGCGCGATGCCGGGCAGCAGCGCCGGGCGCAGCAGCAGCCCGGCACCCTTTGCCGCGGGTGCGGTACGCGCCGGCGCGGGCACCAGCGCGACGAGCGCCGCGCCGACCGCCGGGGCGACCGCGCTGAGCAGCCACACCGCCGGATAGCCGGCCTGCTGCACTGTCGCGCCGAGGAACGTGCCGGCGGAGATGCCGCCCCACATGCTCACCCCGTACAGGCCGATGAGCTGGCCGCGCCGCTCGTGCGGGGCGAGCTGCACGATCCACACCGCACCGGCGGTGAACAGCGCCGCCTCACCGGCACCGAGCAGCAGCCGGACCGCGACCAGCGCGGGCACGCTCAGCGGGGCCAGGTAGAGCAGGCCGCCACCGGCCACCACGAGCGCCCCGGCCAGCATCACCGTCCGATGGCCGTGCCGGTCGGCGAGCGCGCCCGCGACCGGCCGGACCAGCAGCGCGGTCACCGCGGTCACCGTGACCACCACGCCGACTGTCAGGTCGCCGGCGTCGTGCCGTTCCCGCAGGAATCCGGGCAGCACCGGGATCACCGCTGTCAGTCCGAGGTAGCCGGTGAACAGTCCGCCGAGCAGCCCGGCGAGCGCGAGCCGAGGCAGGGGCCGGGCGGGGGCCTGCGCGCCGGTCACGACCCGACCAGGGCTGTCTCACGGGCGACGGCCACCTTGCGGACCGCGCGGACCAGG
It includes:
- a CDS encoding sulfotransferase, translated to MSPPVTVLSVNGWCRNGSTIIGNVLGEVPGVVHVGELHFLWKNSTGRGVNDRCGCGAALTACPLWSAVLPLGRPAGMPADAHAAEVIRRQRARLRTRHTWRVLRRGAYDADTRAHADLLGAVYREVAARTGARVIVDSTKIPGESALLPHVPGVEAYWLHLVRDPRAVAHSWREPKEYVYAMSAARSTAYWHGFNLASAAINRRYPDRSAFLRYEDFTADPAGTIGALLQLVGVDPAANPVRDRTVELRGNHTVTGNPDRFRTGPTVIRDRDDGWRRTLTGRQRLAVAALAWPLSTRYGYRSGGPDGDPAYPGAAARVGETER
- a CDS encoding MFS transporter, which translates into the protein MTGAQAPARPLPRLALAGLLGGLFTGYLGLTAVIPVLPGFLRERHDAGDLTVGVVVTVTAVTALLVRPVAGALADRHGHRTVMLAGALVVAGGGLLYLAPLSVPALVAVRLLLGAGEAALFTAGAVWIVQLAPHERRGQLIGLYGVSMWGGISAGTFLGATVQQAGYPAVWLLSAVAPAVGAALVALVPAPARTAPAAKGAGLLLRPALLPGIALTFGAAGYAGLAAFVVLHLDARGIGHGVVVLSCFSAVYAGTRLVIGHLPDRLGPRRVAAWCGVGEAVGLLVIAVAPNLPVAVAGSVVMGVGFSLLHPSLALMVMNRTDPARQGAAIGAYTSFWDLGLAVWGPATGLVAAGLGYPAVFVAGAAGAAVAAAMALRIGRPAPAPAQAAEVRAA